The following are from one region of the Streptomyces changanensis genome:
- a CDS encoding M16 family metallopeptidase — translation MGHTATAEAGSGGLTATEHRLANGLRVVLSEDHLTPVAAVCLWYDVGSRHEVKGRTGLAHLFEHLMFQGSQQVRGNGHFELVQGAGGSLNGTTSFERTNYFETMPAHQLELALWLEADRMGSLLAALDDDSMENQRDVVKNERRQRYDNVPYGTAFERLTALAYPDGHPYHHTPIGSMADLDAATLDDARAFFRTYYAPNNAVLSVAGDIDPEQTLAWVEKYFGSIPAHDGKPAPRDGTLPDVIGEQLRQVVEEDVPARALMAAYRLPHDGTRACDAADLALTVLGGGESSRLHNRLVRRDRTAVGAGFGLLRLAGAPSLGWLDVKTSAGVEVPEIEAAVDEELARFAAEGPTAEEMERAQAQLEREWLDRLGTVAGRADELCRFAVLFGDPQLALTAVQRVLDVTADEVREVAAQRLRPDNRAVLVYEPAKGADGDPTDSDDEEGTDQ, via the coding sequence ATGGGTCACACGGCCACGGCCGAGGCCGGCTCCGGCGGCCTGACAGCGACCGAGCACCGGCTGGCCAACGGCCTGCGCGTGGTGCTCTCCGAGGACCACCTGACCCCGGTCGCCGCGGTGTGCCTCTGGTACGACGTCGGCTCCCGCCACGAGGTCAAGGGCCGCACCGGCCTGGCGCACCTCTTCGAGCACCTGATGTTCCAGGGTTCCCAGCAGGTCCGGGGGAACGGGCACTTCGAGCTGGTGCAGGGCGCCGGCGGCTCGCTCAACGGCACCACCAGCTTCGAGCGCACCAACTACTTCGAGACCATGCCCGCCCACCAGCTGGAGCTCGCGCTCTGGCTGGAGGCCGACCGCATGGGCTCCCTGCTCGCCGCCCTGGACGACGACTCGATGGAGAACCAGCGGGACGTCGTCAAGAACGAGCGCCGCCAGCGGTACGACAACGTCCCGTACGGCACCGCGTTCGAGCGGCTGACGGCCCTCGCCTACCCGGACGGCCACCCCTACCACCACACGCCGATCGGCTCGATGGCGGACCTGGACGCGGCCACCCTCGACGACGCCCGCGCCTTCTTCCGCACGTACTACGCGCCGAACAACGCCGTGCTGTCCGTCGCCGGCGACATCGACCCGGAGCAGACGCTCGCCTGGGTCGAGAAGTACTTCGGCTCCATCCCGGCCCACGACGGCAAGCCCGCCCCGCGGGACGGCACGCTGCCGGACGTCATCGGCGAGCAGCTCCGCCAGGTCGTCGAGGAGGACGTCCCCGCGCGCGCCCTGATGGCCGCCTACCGCCTCCCGCACGATGGCACGCGCGCGTGCGACGCCGCCGACCTCGCGCTGACCGTCCTGGGCGGCGGCGAGTCGTCCCGGCTGCACAACCGGCTCGTCCGTCGCGACCGCACCGCCGTCGGCGCGGGCTTCGGCTTGCTGCGGCTGGCCGGCGCCCCCTCGCTCGGCTGGCTGGACGTCAAGACGTCCGCCGGCGTGGAGGTGCCGGAGATCGAGGCGGCCGTGGACGAGGAGCTCGCCCGGTTCGCCGCCGAGGGCCCCACGGCCGAGGAGATGGAGCGGGCCCAGGCGCAGCTGGAGCGCGAGTGGCTGGACCGCCTCGGCACGGTCGCCGGCCGCGCGGACGAACTGTGCCGCTTCGCCGTCCTCTTCGGTGACCCGCAGCTCGCCCTCACCGCCGTCCAGCGCGTCCTGGACGTCACCGCGGACGAGGTCCGGGAGGTCGCCGCCCAGCGGCTGCGCCCGGACAACCGCGCGGTGCTCGTCTACGAGCCCGCCAAGGGCGCCGACGGCGACCCGACCGACAGCGACGACGAGGAGGGTACGGACCAGTGA
- a CDS encoding M16 family metallopeptidase — protein MEFHPQPQAGAPRVWAFPAPERGRLDNGLTVLRCHRPGQQVVAVEIVLDAPLDAEPEGLDGVATIMARALSEGTDKHSAEEFAAELERCGATLDAHADHPGVRVSLEVPASRLHKALGLLAEALRAPAFVDGEVERLVRNRLDEIPHETANPARRAAKQLSAELFPATSRMSRPRQGSEDTVARIDAAAVRAFYEAHVRPASATAVVVGDLTGIDLDAVLADTLGAWTGDAPRERAASAVTADDTGRVVIVDRPGAVQTQLLIGRVGPDRHDSVWPAQIVGTYCLGGTLTSRLDRVLREEKGYTYGVRAFGQVLRSLPDGSGAAMLAISGSVDTPNTGPALEDLWKVLRTLAAEGLTDAERDAAVHNLVGVAPLKYETAASVAATLADQVEQHLPDDFQARLYQRLDATGTVEATAAVVSAFPQDRLVTVLVGDAARIKAPVEALGIGEVTVVAG, from the coding sequence ATGGAATTCCACCCGCAGCCGCAGGCCGGCGCGCCCCGCGTGTGGGCCTTCCCCGCCCCGGAGCGGGGCCGGTTGGACAACGGGCTGACCGTCCTGCGCTGCCACCGTCCCGGCCAGCAGGTCGTCGCCGTGGAGATCGTCCTGGACGCCCCGCTGGACGCCGAGCCGGAGGGCCTCGACGGCGTCGCCACGATCATGGCGCGCGCCCTGTCCGAGGGCACCGACAAGCACTCCGCGGAGGAGTTCGCCGCGGAGCTGGAGCGCTGCGGCGCGACGCTCGACGCGCACGCCGACCACCCGGGCGTGCGGGTCTCGCTGGAGGTGCCGGCCTCCCGGCTGCACAAGGCCCTCGGGCTGCTCGCCGAGGCGCTGCGGGCCCCCGCCTTCGTCGACGGCGAGGTCGAGCGCCTCGTGCGGAACCGGCTCGACGAAATCCCGCACGAGACGGCCAATCCGGCGCGCCGCGCCGCCAAGCAGCTCTCCGCCGAGCTGTTCCCGGCCACCTCGCGCATGTCCCGCCCCCGTCAGGGCTCCGAGGACACCGTCGCCCGGATCGACGCCGCGGCCGTGCGCGCCTTCTACGAGGCCCACGTCCGTCCCGCGTCGGCGACGGCGGTCGTCGTCGGCGACCTGACCGGGATCGACCTGGACGCCGTCCTCGCCGACACGCTCGGCGCGTGGACGGGCGACGCGCCCCGGGAGCGCGCCGCGTCGGCCGTCACCGCCGACGACACCGGTCGCGTCGTCATCGTGGACCGGCCGGGAGCCGTGCAGACGCAGCTGCTCATCGGCCGCGTCGGCCCCGACCGGCACGACAGCGTGTGGCCGGCCCAGATCGTCGGCACGTACTGCCTGGGCGGCACCCTCACCTCGCGCCTGGACCGCGTCCTGCGCGAGGAGAAGGGCTACACCTACGGCGTGCGGGCCTTCGGCCAGGTCCTGCGGTCGCTGCCGGACGGTTCGGGCGCGGCGATGCTCGCCATCAGCGGCTCGGTGGACACCCCCAACACCGGCCCCGCCCTGGAGGACCTGTGGAAGGTGCTGCGGACCCTCGCGGCCGAGGGGCTGACCGACGCGGAGCGTGACGCCGCCGTGCACAACCTGGTGGGCGTCGCGCCGCTCAAGTACGAGACGGCGGCGTCCGTCGCGGCCACGCTCGCCGACCAGGTGGAGCAGCACCTCCCGGACGACTTCCAGGCCCGGCTGTACCAGCGCTTGGACGCGACGGGCACGGTGGAGGCCACGGCCGCGGTCGTGAGCGCCTTCCCGCAGGACCGCCTCGTCACCGTGCTCGTGGGTGACGCCGCGCGGATCAAGGCGCCGGTGGAGGCGCTCGGCATCGGTGAAGTCACCGTCGTCGCCGGCTGA
- a CDS encoding DNA gyrase/topoisomerase IV subunit A yields the protein MARRSTKTAPPDDFEERILDIDVVDEMQGSFLEYAYSVIYSRALPDARDGMKPVHRRIVYQMNEMGLRPERGFVKCARVVGEVMGKLHPHGDASIYDALVRMAQPFSMRVPLVDGHGNFGSLGNDDPPAAMRYTECRMADATSLMTESIEEDTVDFVPNYDGQEREPIALPAAFPNLLVNGASGIAVGMATNMPPHNLGEVIAAARHLIKHPGADLETLMRFVPGPDLPTGGRIVGLSGIRDAYASGRGSFKIRATVTVENVTARRKGLVVTELPFAVGPEKVIAKIKDLVGAKKLQGIADVKDLTDREHGLRLVIEVKNGFVPEAVLEQLYKLTPMEESFGINNVALVDGQPLTLGLKELLEVYLDHRFEVVRRRSEFRRGKKRDRLHLVEGLLVALIDIDEVIRLIRSSENSAQAKERLIERFSLSDVQTQYILDTPLRRLTKFDRLELEGERDRLKGEIEQLTRILESDAELRRLVSSELATVAKKFGTERRTVLLQSAGSPAAAVPLEVADDPCRVLLSSTGLLARTATAEPLPEDEGKRVKHDVIVSAVPATQRGTVGAVTSGGRLLRIPVIDLPQLPDTATAPNLSGGAPLAEFLTLEKDETVVCLTTLDESSPGLALGTLQGVVKRVVPDYPANKDELEVITLKEGDRVVGGAELRTGEEDLVFITSDAQLLRYQAAQVRPQGRPAGGVAGIKLAAGARVLSFTVVDPAADALVFTVAGATGQLDASIGTSAKLTPFDQYPRKGRATGGVRCQRFLKGEDVLVLAWAGAAPAKAAQKNGMPVELPDVDPRRDGSGTPLVRPVAVLAGPVAQGA from the coding sequence ATGGCCCGCCGCAGCACGAAGACCGCGCCGCCCGACGACTTCGAGGAGCGCATCCTCGACATCGACGTCGTCGACGAGATGCAGGGCTCCTTCCTCGAGTACGCGTACTCGGTGATCTACTCCCGGGCCCTGCCGGACGCACGGGACGGCATGAAGCCCGTGCACCGCCGGATCGTCTACCAGATGAACGAGATGGGGCTGCGTCCCGAGCGCGGCTTCGTCAAGTGCGCCCGGGTCGTCGGTGAGGTGATGGGCAAGCTCCACCCGCACGGTGACGCGTCGATCTACGACGCGCTGGTGCGCATGGCGCAGCCCTTCTCGATGCGCGTGCCCCTCGTCGACGGCCACGGCAACTTCGGTTCCCTCGGCAACGACGACCCGCCGGCGGCCATGCGGTACACCGAGTGCCGGATGGCCGACGCGACGTCCCTGATGACGGAGTCGATCGAAGAGGACACCGTCGACTTCGTCCCGAACTACGACGGGCAGGAGCGCGAACCGATCGCCCTCCCCGCCGCCTTCCCGAACCTGCTGGTCAACGGCGCCTCCGGGATCGCCGTCGGCATGGCCACCAACATGCCCCCGCACAACCTGGGCGAGGTCATCGCCGCCGCCCGGCACCTGATCAAGCACCCCGGCGCCGACCTCGAGACGCTCATGCGCTTCGTGCCCGGCCCGGACCTGCCGACCGGCGGCCGGATCGTGGGCCTCTCGGGCATCCGGGACGCGTACGCGTCGGGCCGCGGCTCGTTCAAGATCCGCGCGACGGTGACGGTGGAGAACGTGACGGCGCGCCGCAAGGGCCTCGTCGTCACGGAGCTGCCGTTCGCGGTCGGCCCGGAGAAGGTCATCGCCAAGATCAAGGACCTGGTCGGCGCGAAGAAGCTCCAGGGCATCGCCGACGTCAAGGACCTCACCGACCGCGAGCACGGACTGCGGCTGGTCATCGAGGTGAAGAACGGCTTCGTCCCCGAGGCCGTGCTGGAGCAGCTGTACAAGCTGACGCCGATGGAGGAGTCCTTCGGCATCAACAACGTCGCCCTGGTCGACGGCCAGCCCCTCACGCTGGGCCTCAAGGAGCTGCTGGAGGTCTACCTGGACCACCGCTTCGAGGTGGTGCGGCGGCGCAGCGAGTTCCGGCGCGGCAAGAAGCGGGACCGGCTGCACCTGGTCGAGGGGCTGCTGGTGGCGCTCATCGACATCGACGAGGTGATCCGGCTGATCCGGTCGAGCGAGAACTCCGCGCAGGCCAAGGAGCGGCTGATCGAGCGGTTCTCGCTGAGCGACGTCCAGACCCAGTACATCCTCGACACGCCGCTGCGCCGCCTCACCAAGTTCGACCGGCTGGAGCTGGAGGGTGAGCGGGACCGGCTGAAGGGCGAGATCGAGCAGCTGACGCGCATCCTGGAGTCGGACGCGGAGCTGCGCCGGCTGGTCTCGTCGGAGCTGGCCACCGTGGCGAAGAAGTTCGGCACCGAGCGGCGCACGGTCCTGCTCCAGTCGGCGGGCTCCCCCGCCGCGGCCGTCCCGCTGGAGGTCGCCGACGACCCGTGCCGGGTGCTGCTGTCCTCGACGGGCCTGCTGGCGCGCACGGCGACGGCCGAGCCGCTGCCGGAGGACGAGGGCAAGCGCGTGAAGCACGACGTCATCGTGTCGGCCGTGCCGGCGACGCAGCGCGGCACGGTCGGCGCGGTGACGTCCGGCGGGCGGCTGCTGCGCATCCCGGTGATCGACCTTCCGCAGCTGCCGGACACGGCGACGGCGCCGAACCTCTCGGGTGGCGCGCCGCTGGCGGAGTTCCTGACGCTGGAGAAGGACGAGACGGTCGTCTGCCTCACCACGCTCGACGAGTCGTCGCCCGGCCTCGCGCTGGGCACGCTCCAGGGGGTGGTGAAGCGGGTCGTGCCCGACTACCCGGCGAACAAGGACGAGCTGGAGGTCATCACCCTCAAGGAGGGCGACCGGGTCGTCGGCGGCGCCGAGCTGCGGACCGGCGAGGAGGACCTCGTCTTCATCACGTCCGACGCGCAGCTGCTGCGCTACCAGGCCGCCCAGGTGCGCCCGCAGGGCCGTCCCGCGGGCGGCGTGGCGGGGATCAAGCTGGCGGCGGGCGCGCGGGTCCTCTCGTTCACCGTGGTCGACCCGGCGGCGGACGCCCTCGTGTTCACGGTGGCGGGCGCGACCGGACAGCTGGACGCCTCGATCGGTACGTCGGCGAAGCTGACGCCGTTCGACCAGTACCCGCGCAAGGGGCGGGCGACCGGCGGCGTGCGCTGCCAGCGGTTCCTGAAGGGCGAGGACGTGCTGGTGCTGGCCTGGGCGGGCGCGGCGCCGGCCAAGGCGGCCCAGAAGAACGGGATGCCGGTCGAGCTGCCGGACGTCGACCCGCGCCGGGACGGCTCGGGCACGCCGCTGGTCAGGCCGGTGGCAGTACTGGCGGGACCCGTCGCGCAAGGGGCGTGA
- a CDS encoding sensor histidine kinase → MCPALPPPSPSRGSPPVRPPRPARLPFGRPRRVFSQVLLIQLAVAAGVTVLVTGLFLAPLSSQLDDQAMRRALAIAQTTASSRLAGELLSSAPAEDGPVQAEAERIRRVTGAEYVVVMDARGVRWSHPNPARIGEVVSTDPSGVLAGRDVLEIDSGTLGRAARGKAPLRDGDGRIVGAVSVGIAYDSVRGRFLAAIPPLLAYAGGALAAGALAAWLIARRIQRQTRDLAFSDIAALLAEREAMLHGIREGVVALDGAGRIRLVNDEAQRLLELGPEVTGRPLEEVLGGGRTADVLGGRVTGGDLVAVRGRRVLVANRMPTHDGGAVVTLRDRTELERLGRELDATHGLIDALRAQDHEHANRMHTLLGLLQLEMYDDAVEYLVEVAGVRRATAEQVTEKVHDPLVAALLVGKATVAAERGVALRVSPGSLLPDRLVAPGEVVTVVGNLVDNAVDAAAGSRGAAVEVELLARGRTAVLRVCDTGPGVPSNHREAVFTEGWSTKRKPSHGAGRGLGLPLVRRLAERHGGGVRVGAAAGGGAEFTVTLPEALAEPAPPPAGPEPGLPGAAVPAEGAVPAGGSAPAVPEPSAAPEPRFAGVPETGAPGLQVPEPPAVPGPPPGLPGEATPCPGPGSGPGTVGAPAPDPAAGPGACP, encoded by the coding sequence ATGTGCCCGGCCCTCCCTCCGCCCTCGCCCTCCCGCGGCTCCCCGCCCGTCCGGCCGCCGCGGCCGGCCCGGTTGCCGTTCGGCCGTCCGCGCCGTGTGTTCTCGCAGGTGCTGCTGATCCAGCTGGCGGTGGCGGCCGGGGTGACGGTCCTGGTGACGGGGTTGTTCCTGGCGCCGCTGAGCAGCCAGCTGGACGACCAGGCGATGCGGCGGGCGCTGGCGATCGCGCAGACGACGGCGTCGTCGCGGCTGGCCGGCGAGCTGCTGTCGTCGGCACCCGCTGAGGACGGTCCGGTCCAGGCGGAGGCCGAGCGGATCCGGCGCGTCACGGGCGCGGAGTACGTGGTGGTGATGGACGCGCGGGGCGTCCGCTGGTCCCACCCGAACCCCGCCAGGATCGGCGAGGTGGTGTCGACCGACCCGAGCGGGGTGCTGGCGGGCCGGGACGTCCTGGAGATCGACAGCGGCACGCTCGGGCGCGCGGCCCGTGGCAAGGCGCCGCTGCGCGACGGGGACGGGCGGATCGTCGGCGCGGTCTCCGTGGGCATCGCGTACGACAGCGTGCGGGGCCGGTTCCTCGCGGCGATCCCCCCGCTGCTCGCGTACGCGGGCGGTGCCCTGGCGGCGGGGGCGCTGGCCGCGTGGCTGATCGCGCGGCGGATCCAGCGGCAGACGCGGGACCTGGCGTTCTCCGACATCGCGGCGCTGCTGGCCGAGCGGGAGGCGATGCTGCACGGCATCCGCGAGGGTGTCGTCGCGCTGGACGGGGCCGGCCGCATCCGGCTGGTCAACGACGAGGCGCAGCGGCTGCTGGAACTCGGGCCCGAGGTGACCGGGCGGCCACTGGAGGAGGTGCTCGGCGGCGGCCGTACCGCGGACGTGCTGGGGGGCCGGGTCACGGGCGGGGACCTGGTGGCGGTCCGGGGCCGGCGGGTGTTGGTGGCGAACCGGATGCCGACGCACGACGGCGGCGCGGTGGTGACCCTGCGGGACCGTACGGAGCTGGAGCGGCTGGGGCGCGAGCTGGACGCGACGCACGGCCTGATCGACGCGCTGCGGGCACAGGACCACGAGCACGCCAACCGGATGCACACCCTCCTGGGGCTGCTGCAGTTGGAGATGTACGACGACGCGGTGGAGTACCTGGTCGAGGTGGCGGGCGTGCGGCGGGCCACCGCCGAGCAGGTCACCGAGAAGGTGCACGACCCGCTGGTCGCGGCACTGCTGGTGGGCAAGGCCACGGTGGCGGCCGAGCGCGGCGTGGCCCTGCGGGTCTCCCCCGGCTCGCTGCTGCCCGACCGGTTGGTCGCGCCGGGCGAGGTGGTGACGGTGGTGGGCAACCTCGTGGACAACGCCGTGGACGCGGCGGCCGGATCACGGGGCGCCGCGGTCGAGGTGGAGCTGCTGGCACGGGGGCGCACGGCGGTGCTGCGGGTCTGCGACACCGGTCCGGGCGTCCCGTCGAACCACCGGGAGGCGGTCTTCACGGAGGGCTGGTCCACGAAGCGGAAGCCGTCCCACGGCGCCGGCCGCGGGCTGGGCCTCCCCCTGGTGCGCCGGCTCGCGGAGCGCCACGGGGGCGGCGTACGGGTGGGCGCGGCGGCGGGCGGCGGCGCGGAGTTCACGGTGACCCTGCCGGAGGCCCTCGCGGAACCCGCCCCGCCCCCGGCGGGTCCCGAGCCCGGCCTCCCGGGGGCAGCCGTGCCCGCGGAGGGAGCCGTACCCGCGGGAGGATCCGCCCCGGCGGTGCCCGAGCCCTCCGCGGCGCCGGAACCCCGATTCGCGGGCGTACCGGAGACGGGGGCCCCGGGGCTACA